In one window of Musa acuminata AAA Group cultivar baxijiao chromosome BXJ3-2, Cavendish_Baxijiao_AAA, whole genome shotgun sequence DNA:
- the LOC135630724 gene encoding transcription factor TGA2.1-like isoform X1 → MGSSRKGGGGPQDAKEAVVGMPSFVSSLTVAHPATTEGNILHTSRGSNVGTLEKSNIFQIEEATDLSTNPLPNKKSGNLNLKTSGLSVASDPLQFGVYDSLVASSGMTLLAKRAGTLAVTIQKAHQHTLLSSSSAHIENWGESTMADTSPWTDTSTDVDTDEKYQTFEERQVADVAASDSSDKSKDKSDIKTLRRLAQNREAARKSRLKKKAYIQQLESSNLTLNKLEQELQRARQQGIFISSSGDQSHSMGGNGALAFDMEYARWLEEQNQQAKELRAAANSHSSDDVLRVIVDDVMKHYDKLFRIKSVAAKADVFHILSGMWMMPAERCFLWLGGFRSSELLKLLASHLEPLAEQQLVGICNLQQSSQQAEDALSQGMEVLQQSLSETLVSGTLGSAGSSGNIANYMGQMAMAMGKLGTLENFLCQADNLRQQTLQQLQRILTTRQSARALLAIHDYFSRLRALSSLWLARPQE, encoded by the exons TACCACAGAAGGAAATATTCTGCATACTTCTCGAGGTTCTAATGTTGGGACACTTGAAAAGTCTAATATATTTCAAATAGAGGAAGCTACGGATCTAAGCACAA ATCCTTTACCTAATAAAAAGTCAGGCAATCTCAATCTTAAAACAAGTGGTCTCTCTGTTGCCTCTGATCCTCTTCAATTTGGTGTTTATGACAGT CTTGTTGCTTCATCTGGGATGACTTTGCTAGCAAAAAGAGCTGGGACTTTGGCAGTGACAATTCAGAAGGCACATCAACATACTCTGTTGTCTTCATCCAGTGCTCACATTGAGAACTGGGGAGAATCTACCATGGCAGATACTAGTCCTTGGACTGATACATCAACCGATGTCGACACTGATGAAAAGTACCAGACG TTTGAAGAAAGGCAAGTTGCAGATGTTGCAGCTTCTGATTCAAGTGACAAATCAAAGGATAAATCAGATATCAAG ACACTTCGTAGACTTGCTCAAAACAGGGAAGCTGCCAGAAAAAGCCGGTTAAAGAAGAAA GCATACATTCAACAACTAGAGAGTAGCAATTTGACGCTCAATAAACTTGAACAAGAGCTTCAGCGAGCTCGCCAACAG GGCATCTTCATTTCGAGCTCTGGAGATCAGTCACATTCAATGGGTGGAAATG GAGCTCTAGCATTTGACATGGAATATGCACGTTGGCTGGAAGAGCAAAACCAGCAGGCTAAAGAGCTGAGGGCTGCAGCAAATTCACATTCTAGTGATGATGTTCTTCGAGTCATTGTTGATGATGTTATGAAGCATTATGATAAACTTTTTCGTATCAAGAGTGTGGCAGCCAAGGCAGATGTTTTTCATATCCTCTCGGGAATGTGGATGATGCCTGCAGAGAGGTGTTTTCTGTGGCTGGGGGGCTTCCGGTCATCTGAGCTCCTGAAG TTACTTGCAAGTCATTTGGAACCTCTTGCCGAGCAGCAGTTGGTCGGGATATGCAACTTGCAGCAATCCTCGCAGCAGGCAGAGGATGCTCTTTCGCAAGGGATGGAAGTGCTACAGCAGTCGCTGTCCGAAACTTTGGTTTCTGGAACTCTTGGGTCTGCAGGATCATCGGGGAACATTGCGAATTACATGGGTCAGATGGCAATGGCCATGGGCAAACTTGGGACTCTCGAAAATTTTCTATGCCAG GCTGACAACCTGCGCCAGCAGACACTACAACAACTGCAGCGCATATTAACAACTCGCCAGTCTGCTCGTGCACTTCTAGCCATACATGACTATTTCTCGAGGCTCCGTGCATTGAGCTCTCTGTGGCTTGCTCGGCCACAGGAATAA
- the LOC135630724 gene encoding transcription factor TGA2.1-like isoform X2, with amino-acid sequence MLRRPLSECRASFPRSPWLTQHPLPNKKSGNLNLKTSGLSVASDPLQFGVYDSLVASSGMTLLAKRAGTLAVTIQKAHQHTLLSSSSAHIENWGESTMADTSPWTDTSTDVDTDEKYQTFEERQVADVAASDSSDKSKDKSDIKTLRRLAQNREAARKSRLKKKAYIQQLESSNLTLNKLEQELQRARQQGIFISSSGDQSHSMGGNGALAFDMEYARWLEEQNQQAKELRAAANSHSSDDVLRVIVDDVMKHYDKLFRIKSVAAKADVFHILSGMWMMPAERCFLWLGGFRSSELLKLLASHLEPLAEQQLVGICNLQQSSQQAEDALSQGMEVLQQSLSETLVSGTLGSAGSSGNIANYMGQMAMAMGKLGTLENFLCQADNLRQQTLQQLQRILTTRQSARALLAIHDYFSRLRALSSLWLARPQE; translated from the exons ATCCTTTACCTAATAAAAAGTCAGGCAATCTCAATCTTAAAACAAGTGGTCTCTCTGTTGCCTCTGATCCTCTTCAATTTGGTGTTTATGACAGT CTTGTTGCTTCATCTGGGATGACTTTGCTAGCAAAAAGAGCTGGGACTTTGGCAGTGACAATTCAGAAGGCACATCAACATACTCTGTTGTCTTCATCCAGTGCTCACATTGAGAACTGGGGAGAATCTACCATGGCAGATACTAGTCCTTGGACTGATACATCAACCGATGTCGACACTGATGAAAAGTACCAGACG TTTGAAGAAAGGCAAGTTGCAGATGTTGCAGCTTCTGATTCAAGTGACAAATCAAAGGATAAATCAGATATCAAG ACACTTCGTAGACTTGCTCAAAACAGGGAAGCTGCCAGAAAAAGCCGGTTAAAGAAGAAA GCATACATTCAACAACTAGAGAGTAGCAATTTGACGCTCAATAAACTTGAACAAGAGCTTCAGCGAGCTCGCCAACAG GGCATCTTCATTTCGAGCTCTGGAGATCAGTCACATTCAATGGGTGGAAATG GAGCTCTAGCATTTGACATGGAATATGCACGTTGGCTGGAAGAGCAAAACCAGCAGGCTAAAGAGCTGAGGGCTGCAGCAAATTCACATTCTAGTGATGATGTTCTTCGAGTCATTGTTGATGATGTTATGAAGCATTATGATAAACTTTTTCGTATCAAGAGTGTGGCAGCCAAGGCAGATGTTTTTCATATCCTCTCGGGAATGTGGATGATGCCTGCAGAGAGGTGTTTTCTGTGGCTGGGGGGCTTCCGGTCATCTGAGCTCCTGAAG TTACTTGCAAGTCATTTGGAACCTCTTGCCGAGCAGCAGTTGGTCGGGATATGCAACTTGCAGCAATCCTCGCAGCAGGCAGAGGATGCTCTTTCGCAAGGGATGGAAGTGCTACAGCAGTCGCTGTCCGAAACTTTGGTTTCTGGAACTCTTGGGTCTGCAGGATCATCGGGGAACATTGCGAATTACATGGGTCAGATGGCAATGGCCATGGGCAAACTTGGGACTCTCGAAAATTTTCTATGCCAG GCTGACAACCTGCGCCAGCAGACACTACAACAACTGCAGCGCATATTAACAACTCGCCAGTCTGCTCGTGCACTTCTAGCCATACATGACTATTTCTCGAGGCTCCGTGCATTGAGCTCTCTGTGGCTTGCTCGGCCACAGGAATAA
- the LOC135630724 gene encoding transcription factor TGA2.1-like isoform X3, with product MTLLAKRAGTLAVTIQKAHQHTLLSSSSAHIENWGESTMADTSPWTDTSTDVDTDEKYQTFEERQVADVAASDSSDKSKDKSDIKTLRRLAQNREAARKSRLKKKAYIQQLESSNLTLNKLEQELQRARQQGIFISSSGDQSHSMGGNGALAFDMEYARWLEEQNQQAKELRAAANSHSSDDVLRVIVDDVMKHYDKLFRIKSVAAKADVFHILSGMWMMPAERCFLWLGGFRSSELLKLLASHLEPLAEQQLVGICNLQQSSQQAEDALSQGMEVLQQSLSETLVSGTLGSAGSSGNIANYMGQMAMAMGKLGTLENFLCQADNLRQQTLQQLQRILTTRQSARALLAIHDYFSRLRALSSLWLARPQE from the exons ATGACTTTGCTAGCAAAAAGAGCTGGGACTTTGGCAGTGACAATTCAGAAGGCACATCAACATACTCTGTTGTCTTCATCCAGTGCTCACATTGAGAACTGGGGAGAATCTACCATGGCAGATACTAGTCCTTGGACTGATACATCAACCGATGTCGACACTGATGAAAAGTACCAGACG TTTGAAGAAAGGCAAGTTGCAGATGTTGCAGCTTCTGATTCAAGTGACAAATCAAAGGATAAATCAGATATCAAG ACACTTCGTAGACTTGCTCAAAACAGGGAAGCTGCCAGAAAAAGCCGGTTAAAGAAGAAA GCATACATTCAACAACTAGAGAGTAGCAATTTGACGCTCAATAAACTTGAACAAGAGCTTCAGCGAGCTCGCCAACAG GGCATCTTCATTTCGAGCTCTGGAGATCAGTCACATTCAATGGGTGGAAATG GAGCTCTAGCATTTGACATGGAATATGCACGTTGGCTGGAAGAGCAAAACCAGCAGGCTAAAGAGCTGAGGGCTGCAGCAAATTCACATTCTAGTGATGATGTTCTTCGAGTCATTGTTGATGATGTTATGAAGCATTATGATAAACTTTTTCGTATCAAGAGTGTGGCAGCCAAGGCAGATGTTTTTCATATCCTCTCGGGAATGTGGATGATGCCTGCAGAGAGGTGTTTTCTGTGGCTGGGGGGCTTCCGGTCATCTGAGCTCCTGAAG TTACTTGCAAGTCATTTGGAACCTCTTGCCGAGCAGCAGTTGGTCGGGATATGCAACTTGCAGCAATCCTCGCAGCAGGCAGAGGATGCTCTTTCGCAAGGGATGGAAGTGCTACAGCAGTCGCTGTCCGAAACTTTGGTTTCTGGAACTCTTGGGTCTGCAGGATCATCGGGGAACATTGCGAATTACATGGGTCAGATGGCAATGGCCATGGGCAAACTTGGGACTCTCGAAAATTTTCTATGCCAG GCTGACAACCTGCGCCAGCAGACACTACAACAACTGCAGCGCATATTAACAACTCGCCAGTCTGCTCGTGCACTTCTAGCCATACATGACTATTTCTCGAGGCTCCGTGCATTGAGCTCTCTGTGGCTTGCTCGGCCACAGGAATAA